The Vigna unguiculata cultivar IT97K-499-35 chromosome 6, ASM411807v1, whole genome shotgun sequence genome contains a region encoding:
- the LOC114188822 gene encoding TMV resistance protein N-like isoform X2, with protein sequence MMSDVASSSNSSKKYDVFLSFRGEDTRMNFTSHLHEVLKQKKVETYIDYRLEKGDEISPALIKAIEDSHVSIVIISENYAFSKWCLEELSKILECRKIQGQIVIPVFYNIDPSHVRKQTGSYEQAFVKHQEDFRCNKWRAALAEVANFSGWDSRNRIESELLMDIVGDILRKLTARYPTQLKGLVGIEENYEQIESLLRIGSREVRTLGIWGMGGIGKTTLATALYAKFSPEFEGGCFLTNVRENSSRQGGLEALRSKLFTELLENENHCFGSPLLVPQFVMSRLGHKKVFIVLDDVATSEQLECLIIDYGLLGPGSRIIVTTRDKQIFRPNDEIYEVKELSIYHSLELFSLTAFEEKIPKQGYEDLSRRAISYCKGIPLALKVLGASLCRRSKEAWVSELRKLKKISNMEIHNVLKLSYDGLDRSQKDILLDIACFLKGEHKDRVTNLLEACDFFAASGIEVLLDKALVTISYSNNIQMHDLIQEMGQEIVDQESIKDSGRRSRLWRPEEVHQVLKHNLGTEVVEAITLDTCDLNRDLNLSSNSFTKMVSMRFLKIHSSYYSSQFNVHLPSGLESLSDKLRYFRWDGFCHESLSSNFHAEYLVELDMRRSKLRKLWEGVQSLVNLEKIHLEASRDLVEIPDLSKAEKLKRIDLSDCESLRKLHPSISSLPKLAHLELSGCRKIENLNVHSKYLQRLNLEGCSSLKELSVTSHKMVFLDLSYTAICSLPSSIQYNTELARLFLKGCDNLSFVQSPPNIIGHLFSLLLLDLSGTNVESLPASIKNLSMMKLLVLDDCRTLVSLPELPRSLEMLTAYNCTSLETVFTQLLVSEHMLQSCKPYLSKQYYYPKQFEGGCAVFPGDHIMNDFGFHAEDSSITIPYLSLPELCGFICCFVLSEGSIEGHISCSIYQDSEQVGIDEGQLLHTALISDHVKDERVRIKECGVFPVYASESGLKLFGSDSTEFFELESITQSFDESQSRAIGVGVRCTNGENGLESFVEVSNKESQLREIGVGGSSNENENEWEHLLHVITSSVFF encoded by the exons ATGATGAGTGATGTTGCTTCTTCCTCTAACTCTTCTAAAAAATATGATGTTTTTCTAAGCTTTCGAGGTGAGGACACTCGCATGAACTTCACAAGCCATCTTCATGAGGTTTTGAAGCAAAAGAAGGTAGAAACCTATATTGACTACCGGCTTGAGAAGGGAGATGAAATCTCACCGGCACTCATCAAAGCAATCGAAGATTCTCATGTCTCTATTGTGATCATCTCTGAGAATTATGCTTTCTCAAAGTGGTGCTTAGAAGAACTCAGCAAGATTCTTGAATGTCGGAAAATCCAAGGACAAATTGTGATTCCAGTGTTTTACAACATAGACCCATCTCATGTGAGGAAGCAAACTGGGAGCTATGAGCAAGCCTTTGTAAAACACCAGGAAGACTTCAGGTGCAACAAATGGAGAGCTGCTCTTGCTGAAGTAGCCAATTTTTCTGGGTGGGATTCTCGAAACAG GATTGAATCTGAGCTCCTTATGGACATTGTTGGAGACATTTTGCGAAAACTGACTGCTAGATACCCAACCCAACTTAAAGGGCTGGTtggaattgaagaaaattatgaacaaattgAATCATTACTAAGAATTGGGTCAAGAGAAGTTAGAACCCTGGGAATATGGGGCATGGGTGGCATAGGAAAGACCACCCTTGCTACTGCTTTGTATGCCAAATTTTCTCCCGAGTTCGAAGGTGGTTGCTTCCTCACAAATGTAAGGGAAAATTCAAGTAGGCAAGGTGGACTTGAAGCTTTACGCAGTAAACTTTTTACTGAGTTGTTAGAGAATGAAAATCATTGTTTTGGTTCACCCCTTTTAGTACCTCAGTTTGTCATGAGTAGGCTTGGACATAAAAAGGTCTTCATTGTATTGGATGATGTGGCTACCTCAGAGCAATTAGAATGTCTCATTATAGATTATGGTTTGTTGGGACCAGGAAGTAGAATCATTGTTACAACTAGAGACAAACAAATTTTTAGACCAAATGATGAGATATATGAGGTCAAGGAATTGAGTATTTATCACTCTCTCGAACTTTTCAGTTTGACtgcttttgaagaaaaaataccTAAACAAGGATACGAAGATTTATCAAGAAGAGCAATTTCCTATTGCAAAGGTATTCCTCTGGCTTTAAAAGTTCTTGGTGCAAGCTTATGTCGAAGAAGTAAAGAGGCATGGGTAAGTGAATTGAGAAAACTCAAGAAGATTTCAAATATGGAAATTCATAATGTATTAAAGTTAAGTTATGATGGCTTAGATCGTTCTCAAAAGGACATACTTTTAGACATTGCATGCTTCTTGAAAGGAGAACATAAAGATCGGGTCACAAATCTATTGGAAGCTTGTGATTTCTTTGCAGCATCTGGAATAGAAGTTCTTTTAGATAAAGCACTGGTAACAATTTCATATTCCAATAATATACAAATGCATGATTTAATACAAGAAATGGGTCAAGAAATTGTTGATCAAGAATCTATCAAAGACTCTGGAAGGCGAAGTCGATTGTGGAGACCTGAGGAAGTGCATCAAGTGTTAAAACATAACTTG GGAACTGAAGTTGTTGAAGCCATAACTTTAGATACGTGTGATTTAAACAGGGATCTAAATTTGAGCTCTAATTCCTTTACAAAGATGGTTAGCATGAGATTTCTTAAAATCCATTCTTCATACTACTCAAGCCAATTTAATGTGCACCTTCCTAGCGGTCTGGAGTCACTGTCTGATAAATTGAGGTATTTTCGTTGGGATGGATTTTGTCACGAGTCTTTGTCGTCCAATTTTCATGCAGAATATCTTGTTGAGCTTGACATGCGTCGTAGCAAGCTTAGAAAGCTTTGGGAAGGTGTTCAG AGCCTGGTGAACTTGGAGAAAATTCACCTAGAAGCCTCTCGAGATCTGGTTGAGATTCCAGACTTATCTAAGGcagaaaaacttaaaagaattgACCTCTCTGATTGTGAAAGCTTGCGTAAGCTCCACCCTTCCATATCATCCCTCCCCAAGCTTGCACATTTGGAATTAAGTGGCTGTAGAAAGATTGAAAATCTGAATGTTCATTCAAAATATCTGCAGAGATTGAACCTCGAAGGTTGTTCATCTCTTAAGGAGTTGTCAGTGACATCACATAAAATGGTGTTCTTGGACTTATCTTATACTGCTATATGTTCGTTGCCATCATCAATTCAATATAATACGGAACTTGCTCGACTTTTTCTAAAGGGTTGCGACAATCTATCATTCGTACAATCACCCCCTAACATCATTGGCCACTTGTTCTCTTTACTACTTTTAGACTTGAGTGGAACTAATGTGGAGAGTTTACCTGCAAGCATAAAAAACCTTTCAATGATGAAACTATTGGTGTTAGATGATTGCAGGACACTCGTGTCTCTACCGGAGCTTCCACGATCCTTGGAAATGCTGACAGCCTATAACTGCACTTCTTTGGAGACAGTCTTCACTCAATTACTAGTTTCTGAACACATGTTACAGAGTTGCAAGCCCTACTTATCCAAACAATATTATTATCCTAAGCAATTTGAGGGTGGATGTGCCGTTTTCCCTGGAGATCATATCATGAATGACTTTGGATTTCATGCTGAAGATAGTTCAATAACTATTCCTTATCTCTCACTACCTGAGTTGTGTGGTTTCATTTGTTGTTTCGTTCTTTCTGAGGGATCAATAGAGGGACATATTTCGTGTTCTATCTATCAAGATAGCGAACAAGTTGGGATAGACGAAGGCCAACTACTTCACACAGCTTTAATATCAGATCACGTg AAAGACGAACGAGTTAGAATCAAAGAGTGTGGAGTCTTCCCAGTGTATGCCTCAGAATCCGGGTTAAAGTTGTTTGGTAGTGATAGCACTGAATTCTTTGAACTGGAATCTATTACTCAAAGCTTCGATGAGTCACAATCCAGAGCAATTGGAGTTGGAGTTAGATGCACGAACGGTGAAAATGGATTAGAATCCTTCGTTGAAGTATCTAATAAAGAGTCACAGCTCAGAGAGATAGGAGTTGGTGGATCAagtaatgaaaatgaaaatgaatggGAACACCTTCTTCATGTGATTACTTCATCG gttttcttttga
- the LOC114188822 gene encoding TMV resistance protein N-like isoform X1 has protein sequence MMSDVASSSNSSKKYDVFLSFRGEDTRMNFTSHLHEVLKQKKVETYIDYRLEKGDEISPALIKAIEDSHVSIVIISENYAFSKWCLEELSKILECRKIQGQIVIPVFYNIDPSHVRKQTGSYEQAFVKHQEDFRCNKWRAALAEVANFSGWDSRNRIESELLMDIVGDILRKLTARYPTQLKGLVGIEENYEQIESLLRIGSREVRTLGIWGMGGIGKTTLATALYAKFSPEFEGGCFLTNVRENSSRQGGLEALRSKLFTELLENENHCFGSPLLVPQFVMSRLGHKKVFIVLDDVATSEQLECLIIDYGLLGPGSRIIVTTRDKQIFRPNDEIYEVKELSIYHSLELFSLTAFEEKIPKQGYEDLSRRAISYCKGIPLALKVLGASLCRRSKEAWVSELRKLKKISNMEIHNVLKLSYDGLDRSQKDILLDIACFLKGEHKDRVTNLLEACDFFAASGIEVLLDKALVTISYSNNIQMHDLIQEMGQEIVDQESIKDSGRRSRLWRPEEVHQVLKHNLGTEVVEAITLDTCDLNRDLNLSSNSFTKMVSMRFLKIHSSYYSSQFNVHLPSGLESLSDKLRYFRWDGFCHESLSSNFHAEYLVELDMRRSKLRKLWEGVQSLVNLEKIHLEASRDLVEIPDLSKAEKLKRIDLSDCESLRKLHPSISSLPKLAHLELSGCRKIENLNVHSKYLQRLNLEGCSSLKELSVTSHKMVFLDLSYTAICSLPSSIQYNTELARLFLKGCDNLSFVQSPPNIIGHLFSLLLLDLSGTNVESLPASIKNLSMMKLLVLDDCRTLVSLPELPRSLEMLTAYNCTSLETVFTQLLVSEHMLQSCKPYLSKQYYYPKQFEGGCAVFPGDHIMNDFGFHAEDSSITIPYLSLPELCGFICCFVLSEGSIEGHISCSIYQDSEQVGIDEGQLLHTALISDHVVFLFVEICDHFNGIPFKFQFNYYDIFRQKDERVRIKECGVFPVYASESGLKLFGSDSTEFFELESITQSFDESQSRAIGVGVRCTNGENGLESFVEVSNKESQLREIGVGGSSNENENEWEHLLHVITSSVFF, from the exons ATGATGAGTGATGTTGCTTCTTCCTCTAACTCTTCTAAAAAATATGATGTTTTTCTAAGCTTTCGAGGTGAGGACACTCGCATGAACTTCACAAGCCATCTTCATGAGGTTTTGAAGCAAAAGAAGGTAGAAACCTATATTGACTACCGGCTTGAGAAGGGAGATGAAATCTCACCGGCACTCATCAAAGCAATCGAAGATTCTCATGTCTCTATTGTGATCATCTCTGAGAATTATGCTTTCTCAAAGTGGTGCTTAGAAGAACTCAGCAAGATTCTTGAATGTCGGAAAATCCAAGGACAAATTGTGATTCCAGTGTTTTACAACATAGACCCATCTCATGTGAGGAAGCAAACTGGGAGCTATGAGCAAGCCTTTGTAAAACACCAGGAAGACTTCAGGTGCAACAAATGGAGAGCTGCTCTTGCTGAAGTAGCCAATTTTTCTGGGTGGGATTCTCGAAACAG GATTGAATCTGAGCTCCTTATGGACATTGTTGGAGACATTTTGCGAAAACTGACTGCTAGATACCCAACCCAACTTAAAGGGCTGGTtggaattgaagaaaattatgaacaaattgAATCATTACTAAGAATTGGGTCAAGAGAAGTTAGAACCCTGGGAATATGGGGCATGGGTGGCATAGGAAAGACCACCCTTGCTACTGCTTTGTATGCCAAATTTTCTCCCGAGTTCGAAGGTGGTTGCTTCCTCACAAATGTAAGGGAAAATTCAAGTAGGCAAGGTGGACTTGAAGCTTTACGCAGTAAACTTTTTACTGAGTTGTTAGAGAATGAAAATCATTGTTTTGGTTCACCCCTTTTAGTACCTCAGTTTGTCATGAGTAGGCTTGGACATAAAAAGGTCTTCATTGTATTGGATGATGTGGCTACCTCAGAGCAATTAGAATGTCTCATTATAGATTATGGTTTGTTGGGACCAGGAAGTAGAATCATTGTTACAACTAGAGACAAACAAATTTTTAGACCAAATGATGAGATATATGAGGTCAAGGAATTGAGTATTTATCACTCTCTCGAACTTTTCAGTTTGACtgcttttgaagaaaaaataccTAAACAAGGATACGAAGATTTATCAAGAAGAGCAATTTCCTATTGCAAAGGTATTCCTCTGGCTTTAAAAGTTCTTGGTGCAAGCTTATGTCGAAGAAGTAAAGAGGCATGGGTAAGTGAATTGAGAAAACTCAAGAAGATTTCAAATATGGAAATTCATAATGTATTAAAGTTAAGTTATGATGGCTTAGATCGTTCTCAAAAGGACATACTTTTAGACATTGCATGCTTCTTGAAAGGAGAACATAAAGATCGGGTCACAAATCTATTGGAAGCTTGTGATTTCTTTGCAGCATCTGGAATAGAAGTTCTTTTAGATAAAGCACTGGTAACAATTTCATATTCCAATAATATACAAATGCATGATTTAATACAAGAAATGGGTCAAGAAATTGTTGATCAAGAATCTATCAAAGACTCTGGAAGGCGAAGTCGATTGTGGAGACCTGAGGAAGTGCATCAAGTGTTAAAACATAACTTG GGAACTGAAGTTGTTGAAGCCATAACTTTAGATACGTGTGATTTAAACAGGGATCTAAATTTGAGCTCTAATTCCTTTACAAAGATGGTTAGCATGAGATTTCTTAAAATCCATTCTTCATACTACTCAAGCCAATTTAATGTGCACCTTCCTAGCGGTCTGGAGTCACTGTCTGATAAATTGAGGTATTTTCGTTGGGATGGATTTTGTCACGAGTCTTTGTCGTCCAATTTTCATGCAGAATATCTTGTTGAGCTTGACATGCGTCGTAGCAAGCTTAGAAAGCTTTGGGAAGGTGTTCAG AGCCTGGTGAACTTGGAGAAAATTCACCTAGAAGCCTCTCGAGATCTGGTTGAGATTCCAGACTTATCTAAGGcagaaaaacttaaaagaattgACCTCTCTGATTGTGAAAGCTTGCGTAAGCTCCACCCTTCCATATCATCCCTCCCCAAGCTTGCACATTTGGAATTAAGTGGCTGTAGAAAGATTGAAAATCTGAATGTTCATTCAAAATATCTGCAGAGATTGAACCTCGAAGGTTGTTCATCTCTTAAGGAGTTGTCAGTGACATCACATAAAATGGTGTTCTTGGACTTATCTTATACTGCTATATGTTCGTTGCCATCATCAATTCAATATAATACGGAACTTGCTCGACTTTTTCTAAAGGGTTGCGACAATCTATCATTCGTACAATCACCCCCTAACATCATTGGCCACTTGTTCTCTTTACTACTTTTAGACTTGAGTGGAACTAATGTGGAGAGTTTACCTGCAAGCATAAAAAACCTTTCAATGATGAAACTATTGGTGTTAGATGATTGCAGGACACTCGTGTCTCTACCGGAGCTTCCACGATCCTTGGAAATGCTGACAGCCTATAACTGCACTTCTTTGGAGACAGTCTTCACTCAATTACTAGTTTCTGAACACATGTTACAGAGTTGCAAGCCCTACTTATCCAAACAATATTATTATCCTAAGCAATTTGAGGGTGGATGTGCCGTTTTCCCTGGAGATCATATCATGAATGACTTTGGATTTCATGCTGAAGATAGTTCAATAACTATTCCTTATCTCTCACTACCTGAGTTGTGTGGTTTCATTTGTTGTTTCGTTCTTTCTGAGGGATCAATAGAGGGACATATTTCGTGTTCTATCTATCAAGATAGCGAACAAGTTGGGATAGACGAAGGCCAACTACTTCACACAGCTTTAATATCAGATCACGTggtatttttgtttgttgaaatATGTGACCATTTTAATGGAATACCttttaagtttcaatttaattactatGACATCTTTCGACAGAAAGACGAACGAGTTAGAATCAAAGAGTGTGGAGTCTTCCCAGTGTATGCCTCAGAATCCGGGTTAAAGTTGTTTGGTAGTGATAGCACTGAATTCTTTGAACTGGAATCTATTACTCAAAGCTTCGATGAGTCACAATCCAGAGCAATTGGAGTTGGAGTTAGATGCACGAACGGTGAAAATGGATTAGAATCCTTCGTTGAAGTATCTAATAAAGAGTCACAGCTCAGAGAGATAGGAGTTGGTGGATCAagtaatgaaaatgaaaatgaatggGAACACCTTCTTCATGTGATTACTTCATCG gttttcttttga